The following is a genomic window from Antechinus flavipes isolate AdamAnt ecotype Samford, QLD, Australia chromosome 3, AdamAnt_v2, whole genome shotgun sequence.
tttctctccctctcttcctcagtCATTTGGAACAACTTTTTCCACGTAAAGGGCATCTCGGTAAATTTAGTTCATAGTGTGGCTGCATTCCAAGGGGGGTGCAGCAGGGAGTGGGGCAGGTCTGGGGACAAGGGCAGGGGTAAGGGGGCCAATCCTGTTAGGATGTTTGTGACTCCCTCAACTTCTCCACAGCCCTGTCCACATCACCCTCTGTGGCAATGAGGGCCTGGAGGTTAGCCTCTGAGTTGAGGAAACCCATGGCTTGCAGCTGTTCCAGCTGGGGCTGAAAGTGGGCCTCAGGCTGCTGTAATGGAGATACCTGCAGCTGGGGGCTGCTGTTGGTCAAGACCTGCAACATCTGGAGGAGGGAGGTGGACTGAGGTTCTACCTCAGCCAAGCCTAGACCAGGGGACACTGTTCGGGCAGCCATTTCTGAGGGCTCCTCTGAGTTTGTCATTGATGTTGGATTGCTTAGGGAGAAGGTACCCATGTCAGCCTCAGCAATGACAGAAGGGATCCCCAGGACCCCAAGGGAAGGTGTGAACCAGAGCAAGAGACGGGGAGCCTCAGTGGCAAGGGTTTGTAGGCCATTCTCAATTTGTATCAGGGCCTGTAAAGCACGAGGGTTTGCCATGGCTGCTTGGAGGTGGATGAGCAGTGGCAGCTGGCTTCGCATTTCTTCCTGAAATTGCAGGGCACCTGGAGGGGAGGCTTCCAGTGTGACTGGTCGAGGGGGCCTCACATAGGTTGGCGCAGCCAGCCATGCGGGCTCTGGTGCTTGGGGGCCTCCAGCAACTGGAGTTGGGGACGTGGTCATAATGCCATCCCCACTGGTGTCTGTCAGACCTGACACCAGATTGGGCATGTTGGTGCTGTGGCCTTTGGGGCCTACGCTACCATCATCTTCCTTGTCACTACCCCTATTGGAGCTGCTGGTTGAAGGGGTTTTCAGAAATGCAGGGCAGGTGCTCTTGGCTTTGACAGCAAGAGGCTCTTTGGGTAAGGACTGTCTGGTTCCAGACTGCTGGACTGGGGGTACGGTGGGGGGCACATGATCCCCTGACAGAGACATTGGGCCAGGATCTTGACTGAGACCCAGAGGGGATACTGGCCCCTGCAAGAAAGCACCCAAGCCCTGTGGAGGGTCAGAGACCTGCTGGAGATAGCCCGCTAGCCCTATGCTGGGAAAGCTGGGAGATccttcttgggagtttgatcTGAGTGGGACAGGCCTGGAGTCCTGGCCTCCACGCCGCCACTCCCGTCTTCCTGCTGTGATCCCATACTGGCTGGCCCAGGGATTGGGGAGGGGGTTACAGTT
Proteins encoded in this region:
- the UBQLN3 gene encoding ubiquilin-3 — protein: MAKSGEVPPRASPASTTDPHIIKVTVKTPKDKEEFAVQDTCTIQQLKKEISQRFKAHPDQLVLIFAGKILKDPDSLVQCGIRDGLTVHLVIKMQKRGGGPEYLASGQPAPPPPPPPPPPPVPVHPGGAHPFSLGVLTGLNGLGLTSGSFPDLQSQLLWQHISVPELVAQIIDDPFIQGLLSNTGLVRQLVLDNPYMQQLIQHNPEIGHILNNPEIMRQTLEFLRNPAMMQEMMRSQDRALSNLESIPGGYNALRTMYTDVMDPMLNAVQEQFGGNPFAAAAATSSTTSSGCSQPSRTENCNPLPNPWASQYGITAGRREWRRGGQDSRPVPLRSNSQEGSPSFPSIGLAGYLQQVSDPPQGLGAFLQGPVSPLGLSQDPGPMSLSGDHVPPTVPPVQQSGTRQSLPKEPLAVKAKSTCPAFLKTPSTSSSNRGSDKEDDGSVGPKGHSTNMPNLVSGLTDTSGDGIMTTSPTPVAGGPQAPEPAWLAAPTYVRPPRPVTLEASPPGALQFQEEMRSQLPLLIHLQAAMANPRALQALIQIENGLQTLATEAPRLLLWFTPSLGVLGIPSVIAEADMGTFSLSNPTSMTNSEEPSEMAARTVSPGLGLAEVEPQSTSLLQMLQVLTNSSPQLQVSPLQQPEAHFQPQLEQLQAMGFLNSEANLQALIATEGDVDRAVEKLRESQTS